A window of the Physeter macrocephalus isolate SW-GA chromosome 7, ASM283717v5, whole genome shotgun sequence genome harbors these coding sequences:
- the SHISA3 gene encoding protein shisa-3 homolog: protein MGALLALCLLVGWLRGGPADAQRSGEYCHGWVDVQGNYHEGFQCPEDFDTLDATICCGSCALRYCCAAADARLEQGGCTNDRGELEHPGITAQPVYVPFLIVGSIFIAFIILGSLVAIYCCTCLRPKEPSQQPIRFSLRTYQTETLPMILTSTNLRAPSRQSSTATSSSSTGGSIRRFSFARAEPGCLVPSPPPPYTTGHPIHLTQPSGFLVSPQYFAYPLQQEPPLPGKSCPDFSSS from the exons ATGGGGGCGCTGCTGGCGCTCTGCCTCCTCGTGGGCTGGCTGCGCGGGGGTCCGGCGGACGCCCAGCGGTCCGGAGAGTACTGCCACGGCTGGGTGGACGTGCAGGGCAACTACCACGAGGGCTTCCAGTGCCCGGAGGACTTCGACACGCTGGACGCCACCATCTGCTGCGGCTCCTGCGCTCTGCGCTACTGCTGCGCCGCGGCCGACGCCAGGCTGGAGCAGGGCGGCTGCACCAACGACCGTGGCGAGCTGGAGCACCCCGGCATCACGGCGC aGCCTGTCTACGTTCCCTTCCTGATCGTTGGCTCCATCTTCATTGCCTTCATCATTCTGGGCTCTTTAGTGGCTATTTATTGCTGCACCTGCTTGAGACCCAAGGAGCCCTCGCAGCAGCCAATCCGCTTCTCGCTCCGCACCTATCAGACGGAGACCCTGCCCATGATCCTGACCTCCACGAACCTCAGGGCACCTTCCAGGCAGTCCAGCACGGCCACCAGCTCCAGCTCCACAGGGGGCTCCATCCGAAGGTTCTCCTTTgccagggcagagccaggctgcctggtgcCCTCACCACCCCCGCCTTATACCACAGGCCACCCGATCCACCTGACCCAACCGTCCGGTTTCCTGGTGTCACCCCAGTACTTTGCTTACCCACTCCAGCAGGAGCCGCCACTGCCTGGGAAGAGCTGTCCAGACTTCAGTTCCAGTTGA